ATAATTCCGGATTTCTATTCCGTAATTTGGAATTATTTAGGCAAATCAATGAAGCTTATTATCACCGAAAAGCCAAGTGTGGCCCAGGATATTGCCAAAGCATTCTCTGATCCGCAGAGAAAAGACGGGTATATTGAATCCGGTGATTATTCCATTACATGGGCTTTTGGCCATCTCATTGAAATTTCTAAGCTGAATGCTCCGCCAAGATGGGATTTGAATAACCTGCCCATACTTCCCGGTGATTTTACGTATGATGTGGTGAAGGATAAGCATAAGCAATTCAACACAATCAAACACCTGTTAAGCAGATCTCAGGAAGTCATAATAGCGACGGATTCCGGAAGGGAAGGGGAATTGATCGCCAGATTAATTTTGAAACAATCCTTTTGGAAGAACTGGGACAATACCTTTCGATTTTGGTCAAGCCAGGCACTCAGCGAGCAGGTGGTAAAAGCTGAAATGAAAAATTTAAAACCTGCACGTAATTACGATAGTCTTTATTTTTCAGCTCTTGCGAGGCAGCAAAGTGATTGGCTTTGCGGGATCAATTTAACACAACTCATCAGTCTGCGAAGCGGTAAAGGACAAGTTTGGAGTGTGGGGAGGGTTCAAACTCCAACTTTGGCGCTTATTGTGCAAAGAGATAGGCTCCGGAAAGAATTTGTTAAGGAAGAATATTATCTGATAAAGGCTCAGTTTCTTGCCAAAGGCCAACAGTATACGGGTATTTACAAATTCGGAGAACTTCCCGATGAACAACCAGCGCCTGATAAGGAAGAGGTTGTTAATCCGAAAAAAATATTGAAGAAGGAGCCGGCTGAAAAGGTATTTGCCGATGTACAAGGCTCAGAAAGCGGCACCATCAGGCTGATCAAAAAGGAGGATAAACAAGAAGTTCCGCCGCTGCTGCATTCACTTACCTCATTGCAGCAGGAGGCCAACCGGGTTCATGGATTTTCTGCAAGCCGAACACTTGATCTGGCACAGGCTTTATATGAAACTCATAAAGTAATTTCATATCCGCGTACAGAAAGTCAACACCTGGGAGAGTCCGGTAAAGAAATGGCCAAAAATGTATTAGTTCTGTTGTCAAAAAATGATCTTGTGCAGGAAGTAGATAAAGTTGGCAAGCGGGTGTTTGACGACAGTAAGCTGACCGATCACCATGCGTTAATACCTTTGCAAGCTCTTAACAACAGGCTTTCCGAAGAGGAACGGAAAATTTACATTCTTATAGCCCGGAAGTTCACAGGTGCATTTATGTCATTGTATAAATTTCAGAAAACAACCCTGATCACCGGAATAAAAGAACATGAATTTGTGAGTACAGGAACCACTGTTTCACAATGGGGCTGGAAGGCACTTTACAGGGAAGATAAAGCAGCAGAGGAGTTGTTGCCCAATGTGATTGAAGGGGAAACGGTTAAAAAGGAGCATGTGGAGATGGAACAAAAATTTACACAGCCTCCTTCGGCCTTCAATGAAAGTTCGCTTTTAAAACGTATGGAATCTCTTTCACTTGGAACGCCCGCAACAAGGGCTTCTATTATTGAAACCCTCATAAACAGGCAATATATTGTAAGAGAAAAGAAAAGCCTGGTCCCGACAGGTAAGGGCATCGAACTTATCAGTATATTAAAAGAAAGCCAGATCGCTTCACCGGAAATGACAGGCGCCTGGGAACAAAAACTCGAAGAAATTTACAAGGGTAAAAAGGGTCGTAACGGATACAATTTATTTCTTTCAGAGATCAGGAATTTTGTTTCAGGGCAGGTTAGTAAGTATAAAAATATTCAGATCAACACCCTGAATAAAGCAACGGCGGCTATGCTTACCCTTGCCAAAAAGCTCGCGAAGGAAAGAAAGCTTAGTCTTGAATCGGATAATTTCGAATACATAAAGAAATTTATTGATGCCACAATTAAAATTCAGGTGATTATCGGAAAATGCCTTTGCGGAAAAGATGTTATAGCAAAGCAAAGTACATATTCCTGCGAATGCGGTAAGTCGGTAAGTAAAGAGTTCAGCGGCAAAAAATTAAATGCAAAGCAGGCTCTTGAATTGATCCAGGGGAAGATAATACCGGTTAAAGGTTTAAAAGGGGCCAATGGAAAGTTTGATGCAAAACTTAAATTGAAATCAGATAATGTGATCGGGATTATAGCTGATAGCCAACTTGCCTTTGGATAGCAATGGTCCGGTTTTTAATCTAATGATCATCCGTTTTATTTTCATAATAAGAGTAACTCTCATGAAGACTTGTATGTTTAACAAAAGAGTAGTAAATTGAACGTCAATCCACAGTGAAAATTTGTGAAAGCGAATCGGATTATATTTTTCGGCAGGAGTTTAATGAATTGGATATGCCTTTTTTTGATCTTCTTTTCTACCCATTTTGTAATTGCAGGCAGAAATGCCAATGCCAAATTCGGCGATAAACACCCCAAACTAAGCAAATATATTGCCTCTGAAAAGGGGCAGTCCTCATTAAGTCAGAATCTGAGGGGTAGTGGTATGTGCTTTACAGAAAATAAAGGACAAATTGCGGATATGAATGGTAAACTTTGCTCCGATATATTATACAGAAGTGAAAGCGCCGGTGCTGATATTTATATACGTAAAACGGGAATGAGTTATGTGTTGAATAATTCAGCCGAATTGTTACACAGATTGGAGGAGCAAGAGGCAGAATTTGAAAGAGAGGGGAAAGTAAATTCTGAAAATGTGAAAGAGAAGAGGGAGGAGTTGAAGAGCCGGCAGATGCTTAAGCTTCACCGTGTAGATGTAGATTTTGTAAACTGTAATTTGAATAGCAATATAGAAGTTGATGATAGGGTTGAGGGGTATTCGAACTATTACTATTCACATTGTCCGAAAGGAATTACGCATTTAAACTCTTATAACAAAGTCACCGTAAAAAATATATATGATAATATAGATGTAAAATATTATGCCTGCACTGAGCGAAGTCGAAGTGGAGGTAAAGTACAAGGTTTAAAATACGATATAGTAGTGAATCCGGGAGCAGACCCAAATCAAATAAAGCTTCGCTGGACGGGCGTGGAAAATTTACATATTAACAGCGGAGGGCATCTTGTTATCAAAACGAGTATAAATGAATTTTTTGAGTCGATGCCCAAAGTGTACCAGGTAATTAATGGAAAAATAGTTGATGTGCGTGCACGGTATATTCTGAACGGAATAACCGTGAACTTTGAACTTGGAACGTGGAACCCTGAACTTCCT
The DNA window shown above is from Bacteroidota bacterium and carries:
- a CDS encoding type IA DNA topoisomerase, whose translation is MKLIITEKPSVAQDIAKAFSDPQRKDGYIESGDYSITWAFGHLIEISKLNAPPRWDLNNLPILPGDFTYDVVKDKHKQFNTIKHLLSRSQEVIIATDSGREGELIARLILKQSFWKNWDNTFRFWSSQALSEQVVKAEMKNLKPARNYDSLYFSALARQQSDWLCGINLTQLISLRSGKGQVWSVGRVQTPTLALIVQRDRLRKEFVKEEYYLIKAQFLAKGQQYTGIYKFGELPDEQPAPDKEEVVNPKKILKKEPAEKVFADVQGSESGTIRLIKKEDKQEVPPLLHSLTSLQQEANRVHGFSASRTLDLAQALYETHKVISYPRTESQHLGESGKEMAKNVLVLLSKNDLVQEVDKVGKRVFDDSKLTDHHALIPLQALNNRLSEEERKIYILIARKFTGAFMSLYKFQKTTLITGIKEHEFVSTGTTVSQWGWKALYREDKAAEELLPNVIEGETVKKEHVEMEQKFTQPPSAFNESSLLKRMESLSLGTPATRASIIETLINRQYIVREKKSLVPTGKGIELISILKESQIASPEMTGAWEQKLEEIYKGKKGRNGYNLFLSEIRNFVSGQVSKYKNIQINTLNKATAAMLTLAKKLAKERKLSLESDNFEYIKKFIDATIKIQVIIGKCLCGKDVIAKQSTYSCECGKSVSKEFSGKKLNAKQALELIQGKIIPVKGLKGANGKFDAKLKLKSDNVIGIIADSQLAFG